The following coding sequences lie in one Sinorhizobium fredii USDA 257 genomic window:
- a CDS encoding 3'-5' exonuclease, protein MSQLDMFSSSRQSGDDVVVRLRGPLKQRRRPFDNESMVRLLEESGSYRVLRKLVGRQIVDIPRPGFPRIGVIVDTETTGLDHSTDEIIEIGAVAFTFDDGGHIGDVTGVYGGLQQPSVPIPLEITRLTGITDEMVAEQMIDVGSLRALLDPADLVIAHNAGFDRPFCEAFSSMFSGKAWACSVKEVDWATRGFEGTKLGYLIGQSGYFHDGHRAVDDCFALLEVLAGADGATEPSAFAELLKTSQRSRVRIFAEHSPFDMKDHLKARGYRWSDGSDGRPKSWWIEIDEEQLAAELAFLRSEIYRWEEADPPVIRPTAFDRYKA, encoded by the coding sequence ATGTCTCAACTGGATATGTTTTCCTCGTCGCGCCAGTCAGGCGATGACGTCGTTGTGAGGCTGCGAGGACCCTTGAAGCAGCGGCGGAGGCCATTCGATAACGAGAGCATGGTCCGGCTTTTGGAGGAGAGCGGCAGCTATCGCGTCTTGCGCAAGCTTGTCGGCCGCCAGATCGTCGATATACCGCGGCCGGGATTTCCTCGCATCGGAGTGATCGTCGACACCGAGACGACCGGCCTCGACCACAGCACGGACGAGATCATCGAAATTGGCGCAGTTGCGTTCACCTTCGACGACGGGGGCCATATCGGCGACGTCACGGGCGTTTACGGCGGCCTGCAGCAGCCATCTGTTCCAATCCCTCTTGAAATCACCCGCCTCACCGGAATCACCGACGAGATGGTTGCCGAGCAGATGATCGATGTCGGGTCGCTTCGAGCGTTGCTCGACCCGGCCGACCTGGTGATCGCCCACAATGCCGGCTTCGATCGTCCGTTCTGCGAGGCGTTTTCAAGCATGTTTTCCGGCAAGGCATGGGCCTGTTCCGTCAAAGAAGTCGATTGGGCGACGCGCGGGTTCGAGGGCACGAAGCTCGGCTACCTGATTGGTCAAAGTGGCTACTTCCACGATGGCCATCGCGCCGTCGACGACTGTTTTGCTCTGCTCGAGGTGCTCGCCGGCGCCGATGGGGCGACGGAGCCGAGCGCTTTTGCGGAGCTTCTCAAGACAAGTCAGCGCTCACGCGTGCGCATCTTCGCCGAGCACAGCCCCTTCGACATGAAAGATCATCTGAAGGCTCGGGGATACCGCTGGTCCGATGGCAGCGACGGCCGTCCGAAATCCTGGTGGATCGAAATTGATGAGGAGCAGCTCGCAGCGGAACTCGCTTTCCTGCGGTCAGAGATCTACCGGTGGGAAGAGGCCGACCCGCCGGTCATAAGGCCGACGGCGTTTGATCGGTACAAGGCTTGA